The proteins below are encoded in one region of Qingshengfaniella alkalisoli:
- a CDS encoding ABC transporter permease — MQDIAIARAVFRSRGLMIGLTLTLIFAGAALLSFAWTPFDVTKIDVASKLQPPSMLHWFGTDHFGRDIFSMIMVGARTSIAVALVAVGIGMGIGVPLGLTAAARRGSFLDEFIMRGNDLVFAFPSLLIAILITAIFGPSAVNAIIAIGIFNIPVFARVTRGAALSLWKLDYILAARVAGKGATRISAEHILPNVMNLLIVQGTIQFSMGILAEASLSYVGLGAQPPTPSWGRMLAESQTMISLAPHMAIFPGLAIVLTVLGLNLAGDGLRDLLDPKIRKAR; from the coding sequence ATGCAGGATATCGCCATCGCGCGCGCCGTTTTCAGATCTCGCGGCCTGATGATCGGGCTGACACTGACCCTGATCTTTGCCGGGGCTGCCCTGCTTTCCTTCGCCTGGACACCTTTCGACGTCACCAAGATCGATGTTGCTTCCAAACTCCAGCCACCTTCCATGTTGCATTGGTTCGGCACGGATCATTTTGGACGCGACATCTTTTCCATGATCATGGTGGGCGCGCGCACTTCCATTGCCGTAGCACTCGTCGCGGTAGGGATCGGGATGGGGATTGGCGTGCCGCTTGGCCTGACAGCCGCCGCCAGGCGCGGCAGTTTCCTTGATGAGTTCATCATGCGGGGCAATGATCTGGTCTTCGCCTTTCCATCGCTGCTGATTGCCATCCTGATCACTGCCATCTTCGGCCCGTCTGCTGTGAACGCGATCATCGCGATCGGCATCTTTAACATCCCCGTCTTCGCCCGCGTTACACGCGGGGCCGCGCTGTCGCTGTGGAAACTCGACTACATCCTCGCCGCGCGCGTCGCGGGAAAGGGTGCCACCCGTATCTCCGCCGAGCATATCCTGCCAAACGTAATGAACCTGCTGATCGTGCAGGGAACCATCCAGTTTTCGATGGGCATACTCGCCGAGGCGTCGCTCAGCTATGTAGGGCTTGGCGCACAGCCTCCAACTCCGAGCTGGGGACGGATGCTTGCCGAAAGCCAAACGATGATCTCGCTTGCACCACATATGGCGATCTTCCCCGGCCTCGCCATTGTGCTGACCGTGCTGGGCCTGAACCTTGCCGGCGACGGGTTGCGCGACCTTCTCGACCCCAAGATCCGAAAGGCCCGCTGA